A DNA window from Arachis duranensis cultivar V14167 chromosome 3, aradu.V14167.gnm2.J7QH, whole genome shotgun sequence contains the following coding sequences:
- the LOC107480024 gene encoding uncharacterized protein LOC107480024: protein MLQGPELKYQKLEKFNYALIVASRRLQPYFQSHTIRVRTNQPMKQILQKTDVVGKMVQWAIELSEFNFKYKTHTAIKTQCLTDFVAEYARDQEETSVTWELYVDGSSNRVGSDAGIILVNEKGTQIKVSLKFEFPASNNQAEYKALIVVLKLANVVGATKVVVFSNSQVVTSQINGKYQVKDPNMKRYLEKTMDLRRFPEIEVRHITRKLNNRADALSKLASTKPGEKNRSLIQETLQELLVTKTDTKLDVLEVSGLDLGWMTPLIEYLKFDILPEEQKEAKKIRREVENYTLVRNILYRRGISTPLLKCVPTSKAEEVLDEVHSGICGNHLGARSLAKTVIRAGFFWPILQRDATDFVKKC, encoded by the coding sequence ATGTTACAAGGCCCTGAACTAAAGTATCAAAAACTTGAAAAGTTCAACTATGCCTTGATAGTAGCATCTAGAAGGCTTCAGCCTTATTTTCAATCTCACACCATAAGAGTTCGAACGAACcagcccatgaagcaaatccttcaGAAAACAGATGTTGTGGGCAAAATGGTTCAATGGGCTATAGAGTTATCCGAGTTTAACTTCAAGTACAAAACTCATACAGCAATAAAAACCCAATGCCTTACCGACTTCGTAGCCGAATACGCGAGAGATCAAGAGGAAACCTCTGTGACCTGGGAACTATACGTGGATGGCTCCTCCAACAGAGTCGGAAGCGATGCAGGCATAATACTGGTCAATGAGAAAGGAACTCAAATAAAAGTCTCCTTGAAGTTTGAATTTCCGGCCTCcaacaatcaggcagaatataaAGCCCTGATTGTCGTACTAAAGCTGGCAAATGTTGTCGGAGCAACCAAAGTAGTAGTTTTCAGCAACTCTCAAGTTGTTACTTCTCAAATTAATGGAAAGTATCAGGTTAAAGACCCAAACATGAAAAGGTACTTAGAGAAAACTATGGACCTTAGGCGATTCCCCGAAATCGAGGTGAGACACATAACTCGAAAACTCAACAACAGAGCAGACGCTctctccaagttagcaagtaccaaacctGGGGAAAAGAATAGAAGTctgatccaagaaactctccaaGAACTCTTAGTTACGAAGACAGACACCAAGTTAGACGTCTTAGAAGTTTCTGGATTAGATCTCGGATGGATGACTCCTCTGATCGaatacttaaaatttgacatccTACCCGAAGAACAAAAAGAGGCcaaaaagatccgaagggaagtAGAGAACTACACTTTAGTAAGAAATATCCTTTACAGAAGGGGGATATCCACACCATTGTTGAAGTGCGTCCCGACTTCTAAGGCGGAAGAAGTCCTGGATGAAGTGCATAGTGGCATCTGtggaaaccatctcggagcaagatCTTTAGCCAAAACGGTTATCCGAGCTGGATTCTTCTGGCCAATCCTGCAAAGAGATGCCACCGACTTCGTGAAAAAGTGTTAA
- the LOC107480039 gene encoding mitochondrial import inner membrane translocase subunit TIM8: MDFSKLDSSDMQQFYSQEQQLAMVNEMVSKLTDACWDKCITGTPGNKFSSSESTCLSNCAHRYIEMSLLIMKKFQSLQ; encoded by the exons ATGGATTTTTCAAAGCTTGATTCATCTGACATGCAGCAATTCTACTCT CAAGAGCAGCAACTAGCAATGGTTAATGAAATGGTGTCAAAGCTGACAGATGCATGCTGGGACAAATGCATCACGGGTACACCTGGGAATAAGTTCAGTTCGAGTGAATCTACTTGTCTTTCTAACTGCGCACATCGCTATATTGAGATGAGCCTACTTATCATGAAAAAGTTTCAAAGCTTGCAGTGA